TGGTTCTTGCGGATGATCCCGTGCCAGACGGCCTCGCGCGGGCCGGCCATGCGCATGGCAAGGTTCAGCAGGCTCATCGAGGTCGTGGCGGAGGGGTACTTGTCCAGCACCGCCTCGTAGCAGCGCACGCGGGTGAAGTGATCGACGTCGCCCGGCTTGGTCATGCCGACGACCGGGTGGATCAGCAGGTTGGCCTGCGCTTCCTTGGCGGCGCGGAAGGTCAGTTCCTGGTGCGCGCGGTGCAGCGGGTTGCGGGTCTGGAAGGCCACGACCTTGCGCCAGCCCAGCTTGCGGAAGTAGGCGCGCAGCTCGTTCGGCGTGTCGCGGCGGGCGCGGAAGTCATAGTGCACGGGCTGCTGGATGCCGGTGACGGGGCCGCCGAGGTAGATCTTGCCCGCCTGATTGTGCAGGTAGTTCACCGCCGGGTGCGCGAGGTCGTCGGCGCCAAAGACCTTCTCGGCCTCGTTGGCCTTGTTCGGCTCCCACTTGTCGGTGACGGTCATAGTGGCGAGGATCACACCCTCCTGATCGCGCAGCGCGATGTCCTGCCCGTCCTCGATCTTGGCCGCGAAGTCTTCGGAGACGTCCAGCGTGATCGGCATCGGCCAGAGGGTGCCGTCGGCCAGCCGCATGTTTTCCACGACGCCGTTGTAGTCTTCTTCGCTCAGGAAACCCTTGAGCGGGTTGAAGCCGCCGTTCATCAAGAGTTCGAGGTCGCAGATCTGGCGCGGCGTCAGGTCGAGAGAGGTCAGCTCGGCGGCTTCGACCTTCAGCTTCTGCGCGCTGTCGTAGGAGACGTACAGCTCCGGGATCGGGGCAAGGTTGGATTGCATCAGGGTGCTCCTGTATTTCAAAGGCATGAGATCGGTGACGGAGCCGGTCAGCTCCGCGTGAAGGGCGGCGTATTCGGTGAATTTCCGGGACAGGAAGGCCTGCACGAGGCGCTCCTTGGTGGCGTGGCCGCGGTCGGTCAGCGCGTAGGCAAAGCGCTGGCGGCGGTCCGGTCCCTGCCGTTTGGCCACCGTGAGCAGCCCGGCCTCTGCGGCGGTCCGCAGTTGCGCGTTCAGGCGCCCCAGAGAGACGCCAAGCGCCTCGGCGGTGGCGCGCTGGCTTGCCTCTGGCGCATGCGCAAGCTGACGCAGCAGCTCGAAGAGCTGCGCGTCCTCGGCGCGTGCGGGCAGGGGGGCTGGATCGGACATTCCGGTGACTCAATCTGTGTTCACGGGTGAACACATGTCACTCTTTGCAGGCGCAGCAAAGCTCTTTTTGCTTCGACCATAGTAGAAAAGGCCCCGATGTTGCCTGTTTCACGGGGTGTTCGGTCCAGAGAAAAGGGCCGGGCGCGAAAAGCGGCCCGGCCCTGTGCGGCGTTGTAGAATGGCTTGGGCGTTCGGCGCCGTGGTTCGGAACGCGGTTCTTTTCTGCCCCCTGCGGGGTCAGTCGCTCAGCAGGCCCCAGCCGTCTGGTGCAAAGCCGTGGCCAAGGGCGGCGCGCGCGGCGATCTCCTCACCGATCCAGATGCCCTCTGCCGAGATCAGCTGGTCGGGCAGGGTGGCGACGAGGTAGGGCCCGTCCGCGTCTTCTTCCGCGCCGGGCTCGACCCATTCGCAGTCGAAGCCTTCCAGTGAAAGCGCCTCGGCCAGCGGGCGCCAGTCGGCGCCGTCGGCCTCAGGGACAAGGAAGTAATCGACGTCCGCGACCTCGGGCAGGTCGCCCTCGTCGCGCATCTCGCGGTAGGCCCTTTGCGTCTCGGCACGCTGTGCGTCGAAGTCGTGGGCCATCTCAGTGACCGGCGGCGACGGGGGCGCCGTATCCCAGCGGCTCCGTCTCGTCCTTGCCCTCGTCGATGCCCTGCTCGGCGAGCCAGCGTTCCGCTTCCAGCGCCGCCATGCAGCCCATGCCGGCGGAGGTCACCGCCTGCCGGTACTTGTGATCGGTCAGGTCACCCGCAGCGAAGATGCCGGGGATCGAGGTCTCGGTCGAATCGGGCTTGGTGACGACGTAGCCGCCCATGTGGGTTTCCAGCACGTCCTTCACCAGCTCGTTGGCGGGCGCGTGGCCGATGGCGACGAAGACACCGGCGCAGGGGATTTCCGACAGCTCGCCGGTCTTGACGTTCTTCACCTTCACGCCGGTCACACCCTTGGGGTTGTCCTCGCCGATCACCTCTTCAAGCTGGTGGAACCAGAGCGGCTCGATCTTGGGGTGCTTCATCAGGCGATCCTGCAGGATCTTCTCGGCCCGCAACTCGTCGCGGCGGTGGATCAGCGTCACCTTGCTGGCGAAGTTGGTCAGAAACAGTGCCTCTTCGACGGCGGTGTTGCCGCCGCCGATCACGACGATCTCCTTGCCGCGATAGAAAAAGCCGTCACAGGTTGCACAGGCCGAGACGCCGAAGCCCTTGTAGGCCTCTTCCGAGGGCAGACCCAGCCATTTGGCCCGGGCGCCGGTGGCGAGGATGATCGCGTCGGCGGTGTAGGCCGTGCCGGAGTCGCCATGGGCCACGAAGGGCCGCTCGTCGAAGTCGATCTTCTGGATGATGTCGCCGATGATCTCGGTGCCCATGGCGCGGGCGTGCGCCTCCATCTGGACCATCAGGTCGGGACCCTGGATCTCGGTGTGGCCGGGCCAGTTCTCGACCTCGGTGGTGGTGGTCAGCTGGCCGCCGGGCTCCAGCCCCTGAACGAGGATCGGGTTCAGCATGGCGCGCGAGGCATAGACGCCCGCAGTGTAGCCCGCAGGGCCAGAGCCGATGATCAGAACCTTGGTGTGTCGTGTCTCGGGCATGATCTTTCCTTCCAACCTGCGCTTTGGCGGTGATATAGCCGCGCGGCGGCGCCTGTGAAAGAGGGCGCCGGGCGGCCATGCGGTCGCTGCAGGACGCGCGCGGTGAGAAGAAAGAATCTTGCCGTTGCGTGAAACATAATTGCGCGTGGCGCCTGGGCTGATATAATATTCGCGAAATCACACCCGGGGGGACATATGCCGTCGCACAGGCTTGATCCGATTGACCGCAAGATCCTGGCAGAGCTTCAGACCGACGGCAGGATGACCAACGTTGAACTCGCCCGCCGCGTCGGCATCTCTGCACCACCCTGCCTGCGCCGCGTCCGGGTTCTGGAAGAGCAGGGCTTCATCAAGGGCTACCATGCCGACGTCGACATCCGCGAACTGGGTTTCGAAGTGCAGGTCTTTGTCATGGTGGGCCTGCAAAGCCAGGCCGAGGCAGACCTGAGCGCCTTCGAACGGCGCTGTGTCGACTGGTCGCTGGTGCGCGAGTGCCACATGCTGAACGGCGAGGTGGATTTCATCCTGAAATGCGTGGCGCCGGACCTGTCGACCTTCCAGAGCTTCCTGACCGGGCAGCTTCTGACCGCGCCCAACGTGGCCAGCGTGAAGACAAGCCTCGTGATCCGGGTGGCGAAGGACGATCCCGGCGTGCCTTTCGATGTGCTTGAGGATCGGCTGAACCGCTCCGCCTGAGCGGGCTTTATTCCGACAATTGGCGCTATTGCCGCGGGTGTTCATGGTTTCAAAAGGCTTCGGGCCGAAAGTCTCCGCAGAGGCTGACCCGAGGACCTTCCATGACAGAGCATACACCCCGATTCGAAGCGGACAGCGCTCATGCCTCGTCCGAGGCGCAGTTCCACCTGTCGGAACTGCTCTATTCGCGCACCGATGACCGGGGGGTGATAAAGACCGGCAACACGATGTTCCAGCGTGTCGCGGGCTTCGAATGGGAGGATCTGATCGGCGCCCCGCACAAGATCATCCGTCATCCGGACATGCCCAAGGCCGTGTTTCAGCTGCTCTGGGATCGGATCAAGGCAGGCAAGCCGACTGGGGCCTACGTCAAGAACCGCTGCAAGAGCGGGCGGTATTACTGGGTTCTGGCCCTGGTCTCTCCGGCGGAAGGCGGGTTTATTTCGACCCGGCTGAAACCGTCGTCGCCACTTTTCGAGTCCGTGCGCGACATCTATCAGGCCGCGCTGGCGCGCGAAGCGGGCGGCGCCCTGTCCCCCGCCGACAGCGCCGAGGCCTTGCTGGCCGACATCCGGTCGGCAGGCTACGCCAATTACGAGACATTCCAGAGCCACGCGCTTGCGACAGAGTTCGAGGCGCGGGCCCGGCAGCTGGGTCGGGCGCTTGACCCGTTCCAGAAGCGGTTCCTCGACATGGCGAAGGCCATCGCGCAGGTGCAGGTTGAAACCTCTGAAATGACAGAGGCGTTCAAGGCAATCCGCACGGTGCCGATGAACATGCGCATCATCGCCTCGCGGCTGGAAAATGCGGGCGGTCCGATCAGCGCCATCTCTGTGAATTACAGTCAGATGCTGGAGGAGATGTCGACATGGGTGAAGACCTTCGTTGATGGCGAGGCCTGTGTCTTTGCCCGTATCCGCGATGCGATCTTCACCGGGCAGTTTCTGGGCTTCGCCTCGGCGATAGAGGAGGAGATGATCGAGGTCTTCGGCAACGAGATCCGCAACGTGCCCGACTCCTATCCGCCAACGGTGGCCGCCGCGCGCGAGGTCGAGGAGGTCGAAGCGCACCGCCGGCAATTCATGGATCAGACCGCCGCTTCTCTCACCGCGGTCGAGGCGGAGGCAAAGCGTTTTGCCCGTTCGGTGCTGGACATGAAACGCTATGTGACCGGCCTCAGCTCGACCCGGATGATGTGCAAGATCGAAAGTGCCGCGCTGTCGGAATCCGGAACCGCCCTCGTCGGCATCGTGGAGCAGCTCGACGCCTGTCAGAACGAAATCGAACAGCGCCTTGCCCGGGTGGTGGAGCTCAACTCTGTCATTCAGGGCAACACGTCGATGCTGCGGTCGCTGCATTAGGCCCGGCATCTCCGCGCGGGCGGGGTCTTGGGGTGGCGGGCAAGCAGTCTGCCCCCGCCTCCGTTGTCAGGTATCCTGTTGTGTGCCCCGCCCCGCGATCCGACACCGCCATGATCGGGGCCGCGTCGATTGAACGGCCGATTTGATCGTGCCGCGCGCGGGGGCACGAGGCGAAGGGAGCGCCCTTGTCGTCGTCCCGTGGCCTCAGGCGTCGAGCAGGCTGTCGATCACTTCGCGTGCGGTGCGTGTCAGCGTGGTCTGGCCGAAATCCTCGAGACCGGAGAGGTTCGGGAACATCGACAGGTAGAGCGCGCGCAGGTTCTGTCCCAGCCCCTGCCCGATCGCCTTGCCGGGGTGGTAGGTTTCCATCTCGATCCCGCCGACGGAGATGATCGTGTGCCGGGGCACCATCAGGTGGTACAATTGCACGGTTCCGGCTGGCGTTACCTGCAGGTATCGGTCGCCGTCCACGTAGTCGGAAACCGGTGCCAGCACCGCCTCTTCGCCCAGCAGCGACCGCAGCCTTGGGTGGCGCACGATCATGCGCGCGGCAGGACCGACAAGCGTATCCACCGGCGGATGCCCAAGGCCGAAGGCCGCGGTGGTGATCCGGGTCATGTGGGTCAGCGTGGTGGCCTCGGCCGCGTGGCCCGGCACATAGGTCGTCGATCCGATCCAGGTCACCGGCTCGGTGCCAGTGGCGGTCTGGATGTAGTCCCCCGGCACGAGGTCCTCGATGGCGACGGCACCGCGCAGGGTCTCGATCAGGGTGCCGCGCGCAAAGGCGCTTGCACAGCCTTCGAACAGCGGTGTCGCCGGGGCGATGACCTGTTTGGCGGTGACAGAGAGGTCGGGCAGCAGCGCCGCAACCTCGAACTTGCGCATGAAAGAGACGGCCCGGGCCGGGGGCCGGTCAGGAGACGGCACCCGCGCCGGAGCGGCGGGCATGGAAAAAGAGCCGGTTCCTGCCAGACCATGACGGATAGAGGACATGTGAACACCCCGAAAAGGTTGGTCACATCCGTGTTGGCCCCCACCAACAACGCCAGAAGGACAAGTGAGCAGATTTGTTTTTATCGACTACCATAAAGCCCGTTTGGCGGGACCTCGTCAAAATCCTGGCGCCGGAACGGCAAAAGCCGGGGTAAATCCCGGCTTCGTGGTCTGATTGTTCCGTCGTGGTAGACGAAGCTGCCTCAATTGGGCCGCGCCGACTCTGGGCCGTGCCGAATCGGCGGCGGCTCAGGCGCGCTGACGCTGCGGCTGGGGGCGGTCCTTGCGGCGCGTGATCATCGCGCTGCGCGGCGTGCCGCGATCCCACGGCAGGGGGGCGCGGGTGGTCCGGGACGTTTCGACGATGGACTTGATGAAACGGGTTTTCATGGCGGCCTGCTGTCCTCTGCTCAGATTGGTCCCGGGGGCGCCTTGTGCTGTGGCCGGGGCGGATTCCAGACTGCCGGGAAAATGGGGCAGACTTGTGACCGGAGCCGGATAATCTTAGGCGGGCTGCCGAATTGTTTCCGGCACGATGGCGGGGCGGGCCGTCAGATCCGGATGGCAGAGATCAGCCGTCCATAGTCCGCCTCTTTGCGGTGGGTGCTGCGCCTGTAGGAATAGAAGCGATCCTCGTCCGCGTAGGTGCAGTGGCGTGTCCATTCCGCCTCGACCCCGGCGGCGCGCAGCTTTGCCAGCCCGTAGGCGGGCAGGTCGAAGAGCATCCGGTCGCCTTCACCCCCGGCGAAGAAGCGGCTGTTGTCCGGGTCCTCGACCATGAAATCCTCGAGGAATTCTGGGCCGACCTCATAGGCCCGCTGGCTGATGGAAGGGCCGATGACCGCGCGAATCGATCCGCGCGTGGCGCCAAGCGCGACCATCGCCTCGACCGTTGCCTCCAATACGCCGTCCCGCGCCCCGCGCCAGCCCGCATGGGCGGCCCCGATCACCTGCGCCCCGGCATCCGCGAAAAGCACCGGCTGGCAATCCGCCGTCAGCACCGCCAGCGCCAGACCCGGCGTCGCCGTCACCATGGCATCGGCCTTCGGCTTGCCGGACAGCGGTTCCGTCAGGGTCACCACATCCGCGGAATGCACCTGGTGGACAGAGCTCAGCGCGCCCGGGGCGACGCCCATGGCCTCGGCCACGCGGGTGCGGTTGATGCTGACGATCTCGGCCTGATCCGACGAGCCGGGCCCGCAGTTCAGCCCCGCGAAGATGCCCGAAGACGCCCCCCCGCGCCGGGTGAAAAACCCGTGTCGGAACGGCAGAAGGGCGCTGTGGGAAAGGATCTCAAGGGTCATCGTGCGATACGCGCGGCTCCAGTCCGGGTGGCGGTGGAGCCCCGTCGGGAAACAGGGCCATTACCTTGAACAGTGACCCCATTTCATCGGGGTGCGTCAACCGGCGATGTGCGGCGACATGACTGTGCAGCGCGGGACCGCTGAGCCCTCGCGCCAGCGCCTCGGCCCGCACGGTGATCCCGAGCCGTTCCAGAAAGACGCCCTGCGGCGTCATCTGCGTGGCCCGGGCGGGCGCGGCGGCACGGGCCAGCGCCTCGAAGTCCACATGGGCGGTCAGGTCGGCGGCGCCGGGGGCGGCGAAGGGATCGGCGGGGCGGTGGTCCTTCAGGGCCTGAAAGGTGTCCCCGAAAGAGCGCCAGCCGCCATAGTCGATCACCAGCGCGGCGCCACCGTTACGGGCGATCCGGGCGCCGATCTCCTGTGCCAGCGTGGCGGCGGGGGCGCAGGTTTCCACCAGATGCCCCGCGACGGTATCCGCCAGCCGGTGATCCAGCGCGGCGACCGGGGTGGCAGCGGCCAGCCCCAGCGCCAGCGCGCCGTCCGTCAGGCCGACCATGCGTTCGCGCCAGCCGCCGTCGTTGCGCAGGAACTGCCGGATCGGCAGCGCGTCGAAGAACTCGTTCGCGATCAGGAAAAGCGGCCCCTCGGGCAGGCTTTCTGCGGTCTCGTGCCAGGTGGGTGCCTGGCCCTGCAGGCGCGCGGCCTGTTCGGCGCGCAGCGGCGGCGAGGCCTCGACCAGATGCAGCCGAAAGGCGTCGTGAAAACCGGGCACGCGCGCGGTGGCCCGCAGGATGTCGGCCATCAGCGTGCCGCGCCCGGGGCCCAGCTCGGCCAGTACGAAGGGGGCGGGGGCACCCTGATCCATCCAGGCCTGCGCAAGGCAGAGCCCCAGCATCTCTCCGAACATCTGGCTGATCTCGGGCGCGGTGGTGAAATCCCCGGCGGCGCCAAGCGGGTTGCGGGTGGCGTAATAGCCGTGCTCGGGGTGCAGCAGGCAGGCGGCCATGTAGTCCGCCAGCGTCATCGGCCCGGTCGCCGCGATCTGCCGGGACAGCAGCGCGCCAAGGGGCGTCATGGGGTGACCGGCGTCGCCATCCTCCGGCGCGCCCAGAGCACGAGGGCGAGACCGCCGAGAATCATCGGCAGCGTCAGAACCTGCCCCATGGTCAGCCCGTAGCCGTTCACATGCAGCGCAAGGCCCAGCGGGTTGCCCGGGGTCTGGAACTGCGCGTCCGGCTGGCGGAAGAACTCTACGAAGAAGCGCGCGAGCCCGTAGCCGGCGAAGAACACGCCCGCCACGGCGCCGGGCGTCTTCAGCCAGCCGCGCCGCACGAGGAACCAGATCGCCAGTCCCAGCACCAGCCCTTCCAGCCCGGCCTCGTACAGCTGCGAGGGGTGCCGCGCGCAAAGCTCTCCGGCGGGCTGGCCGCAGTCCTGCGCGCGCTGGCCGGGAAAGATCACCGCCCAGGGCAGGTCCGACGGGCGGCCCCAAAGCTCGGCGTTTACGAAGTTGGCCAGTCGTCCCAGCAGCAGGCCGGGCGGGGTCGCAAGCGCCATCATGTCGGCGGTGGGCGCGGGCGCGATGCCGTTGCGCCAGCAAAACACCGCCACGGCGACGACGACACCCAGAAGCCCGCCATGGAAGGACATGCCGCCGGTCCAGATCATCGGGATCTCCAGCGGGTTCGACAGGTAGTAGCCGGGCATGTAGAACAGCACGAAGCCAAGCCGCCCGCCCGCGATGATGCCGAGGATGACCCAGGTCAGCAGGTCTTCGGCCTGCTTGGGGGTCATCGGCGGCGTGTCCGCGTGCCAGAGCGCGGGCCGCCGCAGGCAGCGCACCGCCAGCCACCAGCCCAGCACGATGCCCGCGATATAGGCCAGGGCGTACCAACGCAGCGCGAACTCCAGCCCGAAGAGGCTGATCGAGAAGATCTCGGACGAAAGGTCGGGGAAGGGGATGGCGGCGATCATGCGTCCTGTTGCCTCGTGTTTCGGGGCGAAGTCAACCTTGAGCGGAAGGCCCGCGCAGCCCATATAGGGGGGGAATGAAACGGGGGAGTGACCCATGCAGACCCGCAACAAGGTGTTCGACGACATCTCGCAGCTTATGACCAACGCGATGGGCGTGGCGCAGGGCGCCCGGCAAGAGGCCGAGACCGCCATGAGTTCGATGATCGACCGCTGGCTGGCTGATCGCGACTTTGTGACCCGCGAGGAATTCGACGCGGTGCGCGGCATGGCCCAGAAGGCCCGCGAAGAGAACGAGGCGCTGAAGGCGCGGCTCGCCGCGCTCGAGGCGAAGCTGAACGGCTGAGGCGCCGCCGCGCGCCGTCCCCGGGGGCGGCGTGGCTCAGCTGCGGCGTGGCGGGATGACCTGCTGCGCGATGCCGGCGAAGATCAGGTAGACCGAGGTCGCCACCAGCCCCCAGTGTGCCCAACTCTGGGGGTGGAAATCCACCCAGGCCGCCCAGCCGGCGAAGAAGGTCCAGGCCAAGGCAATCGGCAGAGACAACGCCCGCCAGCGCTCGGTGCGCACCGGGTGGATGAACTTCAGCGGCAGGAACATCGCCACGGCCAGCAGGGTGACCAGCAGCAGGATCACCCAGAACCCCGGTTTGATGGCGAAGAGCACCAGCACCAGCATGTTCCAGCAGCCCGGGAAGCCCTGAAACGAATTGTCGGTCGTCTTCATCCGGCTGTCGGCGAAATACATGGCACTGGCAAAGGTGATCACGATGATCGCGAACCAGCCCGTCCAACCCGGCAGAAGATCGCTCTGGAACAGCGCGAAGGCTGGGATGAAGACATAGGTCAGGTAATCGATGATCAGGTCCAGAAGCACCCCGTCGAAGCGCGGCGCATTGACCTTGACGTCGTATTTCCGCGCCAGCGGCCCGTCGATGCCGTCCACGAAGAAGGCGACGACCAGCCAGAGGAACATGATCGGCCATTGTTCCTGCACGGCGGCAAGCATCGCCAGCATGGCGAAGACCGCGCCCGTGGCGGTGAAGAGATGGACGAAGAGCGCGCGGTGCTGGACTGTCATGGCCACCTCATGACCGATTTCGCGTCCAAGCGCAAACCTCGGGACGGGGGTCGGACGCTGTTTCGCTGACGCGAAAGACGCCCCGCCCACCGCCCCGTAGTGTCCCACGCCCATGGGGCAGGGCGGCCCGGGCCTTCTTCTCTGTCCAAATACTCAAGGAAGAGCGCGGGCGCTCTCGGCGATCCGCCCGCAAACAGGGCGCTGTTCAGGCCGGCGGCCGGCGCATCAGCGCGGCGAGCGCCCCGAGCTCCGACCCGAACCCCTCTTCCATCCGGTCCGCCGCAGCCAGACGCACGCTTTCGTCCTTGTTCTGGCCCAGCTTCACGGTGCTCTGCACGTCCTCGACATGCAGCCGGAAGGGCAGGATCATTCGCAGGAAGCGCGCCGTCACCTCGGGGCTCATCTTGTCCATGGTCCACGGTGTCTTGGGCCGCAGCCGGTCCTCGAAGAACGCCGACTGACGCGCCAGCATGTCGGGCAGCATGGCCGGGTCCAGCGCCTCCAGCCGCCCGGTCAGGTGGACGGCCACATAATTCCACGTCGGCACCTGATCCTCGATCCCGTACCAGTCGGGCGAGACGTAGCCATCCGGACCCGTGACCGCCAGCCGGGCCGGGCCCGTCGTGCGGCAAATCGGGTTCGAGCGCACGAGGTGCAGATCGACGCTCGCCCCGTCCTCGGCCAGCAGGAAAGGCACATGCGCCAGCAGCGGCACTGGCTCGGCGGAGACCACGAGCGTGCCGAAGGCGCGCTCCCGCGCGATCTGCAGCGCCAGCGCGGCCTCGGCCTTGCGGAAGGTCGGGTTCGGATGCACCGCTCAGGCCGTCAGTTGCGTGCCGGACTGCCCGGTGATCGTCACGGGCACGATCTGGCCCACGGGCTGCGCCGCGGCAAAGCGGACCTCGGTGAACTGCTCGGTGCGGCCCATGTCCGGCGCCTCTGTCAGCACCCGGTGCGCGCGGCCCTGCTGTGCGGCTAGGTGGCGCGAGACGGCGCGGTCTCCAGCGGCGCGCAGGCGGGCTGCACGCTCCTTGATAACGGTGCCGTCGATCTTCGACGGGATGCGCGCGGCGGGGGTGCCGGGCCGGGCCGAGTAGGGGAAGACGTGCAGCCAGGTCAGGTCGCAGTCCTCGACCAGCTTCAGCGAGTTCTCGAAATGCGCCTCGGTCTCTGTCGGGAAGCCCGCGATGATGTCGGCGCCGAAGGTGATCCCGGGGCGCAGCTTCCGCGCCTCTTCGGTAAAGCGGATGGCGTCGTCGCGCAGGTGGCGGCGCTTCATCCGCTTCAGGATCAGGTCGTCGCCATGTTGCAGCGACAGATGCAGGTGCGGCATCAGGCGGGGTTCCGTCGCGATGGCCAGCATCAGGTTCTCGTCCGCCTCGATCGAATCGATCGAGCTGATCCGCAGGCGCGGCACATCGGTCAGCCGCAGCAGCCGCATCACCAGATCGCCCAGCCGGGGCGTGCCCGGCAGGTCCGCCCCCCAAGAGGTCAGGTCGACCCCGGTCAGCACCACCTCGTTGTAGCCCTGCTGCACCAGCCGCTTGACCTGATCCACCACGACCCCGGCAGGCACCGACCGGGAATTTCCGCGCCCGTAGGGTATGATGCAGAAGGTGCAGCGGTGGTCGCAGCCGTTCTGGACCTGCACATAGGCGCGCGAGCGCGAGCCGAAGCCGTCGATCAGGTGGCCCGCCGTCTCGGTCACGGACATGATGTCGTTGACCATCACGCGCTCGGTCTC
This region of Ponticoccus alexandrii genomic DNA includes:
- the trxB gene encoding thioredoxin-disulfide reductase — translated: MPETRHTKVLIIGSGPAGYTAGVYASRAMLNPILVQGLEPGGQLTTTTEVENWPGHTEIQGPDLMVQMEAHARAMGTEIIGDIIQKIDFDERPFVAHGDSGTAYTADAIILATGARAKWLGLPSEEAYKGFGVSACATCDGFFYRGKEIVVIGGGNTAVEEALFLTNFASKVTLIHRRDELRAEKILQDRLMKHPKIEPLWFHQLEEVIGEDNPKGVTGVKVKNVKTGELSEIPCAGVFVAIGHAPANELVKDVLETHMGGYVVTKPDSTETSIPGIFAAGDLTDHKYRQAVTSAGMGCMAALEAERWLAEQGIDEGKDETEPLGYGAPVAAGH
- a CDS encoding CDP-alcohol phosphatidyltransferase family protein is translated as MTVQHRALFVHLFTATGAVFAMLAMLAAVQEQWPIMFLWLVVAFFVDGIDGPLARKYDVKVNAPRFDGVLLDLIIDYLTYVFIPAFALFQSDLLPGWTGWFAIIVITFASAMYFADSRMKTTDNSFQGFPGCWNMLVLVLFAIKPGFWVILLLVTLLAVAMFLPLKFIHPVRTERWRALSLPIALAWTFFAGWAAWVDFHPQSWAHWGLVATSVYLIFAGIAQQVIPPRRS
- the pgeF gene encoding peptidoglycan editing factor PgeF, coding for MTLEILSHSALLPFRHGFFTRRGGASSGIFAGLNCGPGSSDQAEIVSINRTRVAEAMGVAPGALSSVHQVHSADVVTLTEPLSGKPKADAMVTATPGLALAVLTADCQPVLFADAGAQVIGAAHAGWRGARDGVLEATVEAMVALGATRGSIRAVIGPSISQRAYEVGPEFLEDFMVEDPDNSRFFAGGEGDRMLFDLPAYGLAKLRAAGVEAEWTRHCTYADEDRFYSYRRSTHRKEADYGRLISAIRI
- a CDS encoding Lrp/AsnC family transcriptional regulator, which translates into the protein MPSHRLDPIDRKILAELQTDGRMTNVELARRVGISAPPCLRRVRVLEEQGFIKGYHADVDIRELGFEVQVFVMVGLQSQAEADLSAFERRCVDWSLVRECHMLNGEVDFILKCVAPDLSTFQSFLTGQLLTAPNVASVKTSLVIRVAKDDPGVPFDVLEDRLNRSA
- a CDS encoding PAS domain-containing protein, coding for MTEHTPRFEADSAHASSEAQFHLSELLYSRTDDRGVIKTGNTMFQRVAGFEWEDLIGAPHKIIRHPDMPKAVFQLLWDRIKAGKPTGAYVKNRCKSGRYYWVLALVSPAEGGFISTRLKPSSPLFESVRDIYQAALAREAGGALSPADSAEALLADIRSAGYANYETFQSHALATEFEARARQLGRALDPFQKRFLDMAKAIAQVQVETSEMTEAFKAIRTVPMNMRIIASRLENAGGPISAISVNYSQMLEEMSTWVKTFVDGEACVFARIRDAIFTGQFLGFASAIEEEMIEVFGNEIRNVPDSYPPTVAAAREVEEVEAHRRQFMDQTAASLTAVEAEAKRFARSVLDMKRYVTGLSSTRMMCKIESAALSESGTALVGIVEQLDACQNEIEQRLARVVELNSVIQGNTSMLRSLH
- a CDS encoding class I SAM-dependent methyltransferase → MTPLGALLSRQIAATGPMTLADYMAACLLHPEHGYYATRNPLGAAGDFTTAPEISQMFGEMLGLCLAQAWMDQGAPAPFVLAELGPGRGTLMADILRATARVPGFHDAFRLHLVEASPPLRAEQAARLQGQAPTWHETAESLPEGPLFLIANEFFDALPIRQFLRNDGGWRERMVGLTDGALALGLAAATPVAALDHRLADTVAGHLVETCAPAATLAQEIGARIARNGGAALVIDYGGWRSFGDTFQALKDHRPADPFAAPGAADLTAHVDFEALARAAAPARATQMTPQGVFLERLGITVRAEALARGLSGPALHSHVAAHRRLTHPDEMGSLFKVMALFPDGAPPPPGLEPRVSHDDP
- a CDS encoding accessory factor UbiK family protein, translated to MQTRNKVFDDISQLMTNAMGVAQGARQEAETAMSSMIDRWLADRDFVTREEFDAVRGMAQKAREENEALKARLAALEAKLNG
- the lgt gene encoding prolipoprotein diacylglyceryl transferase, producing MIAAIPFPDLSSEIFSISLFGLEFALRWYALAYIAGIVLGWWLAVRCLRRPALWHADTPPMTPKQAEDLLTWVILGIIAGGRLGFVLFYMPGYYLSNPLEIPMIWTGGMSFHGGLLGVVVAVAVFCWRNGIAPAPTADMMALATPPGLLLGRLANFVNAELWGRPSDLPWAVIFPGQRAQDCGQPAGELCARHPSQLYEAGLEGLVLGLAIWFLVRRGWLKTPGAVAGVFFAGYGLARFFVEFFRQPDAQFQTPGNPLGLALHVNGYGLTMGQVLTLPMILGGLALVLWARRRMATPVTP
- a CDS encoding bifunctional sulfate adenylyltransferase/adenylylsulfate kinase, translating into MSDPAPLPARAEDAQLFELLRQLAHAPEASQRATAEALGVSLGRLNAQLRTAAEAGLLTVAKRQGPDRRQRFAYALTDRGHATKERLVQAFLSRKFTEYAALHAELTGSVTDLMPLKYRSTLMQSNLAPIPELYVSYDSAQKLKVEAAELTSLDLTPRQICDLELLMNGGFNPLKGFLSEEDYNGVVENMRLADGTLWPMPITLDVSEDFAAKIEDGQDIALRDQEGVILATMTVTDKWEPNKANEAEKVFGADDLAHPAVNYLHNQAGKIYLGGPVTGIQQPVHYDFRARRDTPNELRAYFRKLGWRKVVAFQTRNPLHRAHQELTFRAAKEAQANLLIHPVVGMTKPGDVDHFTRVRCYEAVLDKYPSATTSMSLLNLAMRMAGPREAVWHGIIRKNHGCTHMIVGRDHAGPGKNSAGEDFYGPYDAQDLFREHQAEIGIEMVDFKHMVYVQERAQYEPFDEIEDRENVTILNISGTELRRRLAEGLEIPEWFSFPEVVSELRKTKPPRSKQGFTVFFTGLSGSGKSTIANALMVKLMEMGGRPVTLLDGDIVRKNLSSELGFSKEHRDLNIRRIGYVASEITKNGGIAICAPIAPYTATRRAVREDIEQFGAFLEIHVATSLEECERRDRKGLYKLAREGKIKEFTGISDPYEEPKTPELRVETENVDVDNCAHQVILKLESMGLIAG
- a CDS encoding Hint domain-containing protein; translated protein: MSSIRHGLAGTGSFSMPAAPARVPSPDRPPARAVSFMRKFEVAALLPDLSVTAKQVIAPATPLFEGCASAFARGTLIETLRGAVAIEDLVPGDYIQTATGTEPVTWIGSTTYVPGHAAEATTLTHMTRITTAAFGLGHPPVDTLVGPAARMIVRHPRLRSLLGEEAVLAPVSDYVDGDRYLQVTPAGTVQLYHLMVPRHTIISVGGIEMETYHPGKAIGQGLGQNLRALYLSMFPNLSGLEDFGQTTLTRTAREVIDSLLDA
- a CDS encoding ribonuclease E inhibitor RraB; protein product: MAHDFDAQRAETQRAYREMRDEGDLPEVADVDYFLVPEADGADWRPLAEALSLEGFDCEWVEPGAEEDADGPYLVATLPDQLISAEGIWIGEEIAARAALGHGFAPDGWGLLSD